In Candidatus Cohnella colombiensis, one DNA window encodes the following:
- the secA gene encoding preprotein translocase subunit SecA, whose amino-acid sequence MIGLVKKIFGDANEREVKKLLKNVDRINGLESSLTDLSDEQLGAKTEEFRARIAKGETLDELLPEAFAVVREASKRTLNMRHFDVQLIGGMVLHSGKIAEMRTGEGKTLVGTLSVYLNALLGKGVHVITVNDYLASRDSELMGQIYTFLGMTVGCNLHGLTHEEKQAAYACDITYGTNNEFGFDYLRDNMVLYKEQMVQRALNYAIIDEVDSILVDEARTPLIISGQAQKSTELYYTADRLVSRLSDSEDYTIDVKMKSIALTEQGVSKVERALNIENLFAHEHVTLNHHVSQALRARFIMKRDVDYVVQEDEVVIVDEFTGRLMAGRRYSDGLHQAIEAKEQLKVQNESMTLATITFQNYFRMYQKLAGMTGTAKTEEEEFKRIYGLDVIQVPTNRPMIRTDIPDVVYKSENGKYKAVVEEIVQRHATGQPVLVGTVSIENSERISDMLKKKGVAHQVLNAKYHAEEAAIISNAGQHGAVTIATNMAGRGTDILLGSGVADLGGLHIMGTERHESRRIDNQLRGRAGRQGDQGSSQFYLSMEDELMRRFGADNIMGMMERLGFDEDSPIESRLISRAIESAQKRVEGSNFDARRVVLQYDDVINLQREKIYGDRREILNSDNIREVIFTMIHSVVERSVESHCSNDDVPEDWDLDGLVAYAHSHYLPDGRITKDELWGKEKEEIVEHLSNIVAQLYDEREETIGEETMREFEKVVVLRAVDSKWMDHIDSMDHLRQGIHLRAYGGNDPLREYQFEGHNMFLEMIERIEEEIALYIMKAQVESKPKREAVAEGQAVDSKAEAGPKKPVKRDDNRVGRNDLCPCGSGKKYKVCHGA is encoded by the coding sequence ATGATCGGACTAGTTAAAAAAATATTCGGAGACGCGAATGAGAGAGAAGTCAAAAAACTTCTGAAAAACGTCGACCGAATTAACGGATTAGAATCATCACTTACAGATTTAAGCGATGAGCAGCTTGGTGCAAAGACAGAGGAATTCCGTGCGCGAATTGCGAAAGGTGAGACGTTGGACGAGCTATTGCCAGAAGCGTTCGCCGTCGTAAGAGAAGCTTCTAAGCGCACGCTTAATATGCGCCACTTCGATGTGCAATTAATCGGGGGTATGGTGCTGCATAGCGGAAAGATCGCGGAGATGAGAACCGGAGAAGGGAAGACGCTTGTCGGTACACTATCTGTGTATTTGAATGCACTGCTAGGTAAAGGTGTACACGTCATCACCGTCAACGATTATTTAGCTTCGCGGGATAGTGAATTAATGGGCCAAATTTATACATTCCTTGGAATGACAGTTGGCTGTAATCTGCATGGGTTAACTCATGAGGAGAAGCAAGCTGCCTATGCTTGCGATATTACGTATGGCACGAACAATGAGTTCGGATTTGACTATTTACGTGATAACATGGTGCTCTATAAGGAGCAGATGGTACAACGTGCACTTAACTATGCGATCATCGATGAAGTGGACTCCATTCTCGTTGACGAAGCGCGTACTCCACTTATTATTTCGGGTCAAGCGCAGAAATCTACTGAGCTTTATTACACTGCAGATCGCCTTGTAAGCAGATTGTCTGACAGTGAAGATTATACGATTGATGTGAAGATGAAATCGATCGCTCTTACTGAGCAAGGGGTATCGAAGGTTGAACGTGCGCTCAATATTGAAAACTTGTTCGCTCACGAACATGTGACGTTAAACCATCATGTCAGTCAGGCTCTTCGCGCGCGCTTCATTATGAAGCGGGACGTTGACTATGTTGTTCAAGAAGATGAAGTCGTCATCGTTGACGAATTTACAGGTCGTCTGATGGCGGGCCGCCGTTATAGCGATGGCTTGCATCAAGCAATTGAGGCGAAGGAGCAGCTTAAGGTTCAGAACGAAAGCATGACCTTGGCAACGATTACGTTCCAGAACTACTTCCGGATGTACCAGAAGCTTGCAGGCATGACGGGTACAGCGAAGACAGAGGAAGAGGAATTTAAGCGGATTTATGGCCTTGACGTTATTCAGGTGCCTACGAACCGTCCGATGATTCGTACGGATATTCCGGATGTTGTATACAAATCGGAAAATGGGAAGTACAAAGCGGTCGTCGAAGAAATCGTGCAGCGTCATGCGACAGGACAGCCTGTTCTCGTCGGTACGGTATCGATTGAGAACTCTGAGCGTATTTCGGATATGCTGAAGAAGAAGGGTGTAGCCCATCAAGTGCTCAATGCGAAATATCATGCTGAAGAAGCTGCGATCATTTCGAATGCAGGGCAACATGGTGCAGTTACAATTGCGACTAACATGGCAGGTCGGGGTACAGATATTCTTCTCGGCTCAGGCGTAGCTGACCTCGGTGGATTACACATCATGGGTACGGAACGTCACGAATCAAGACGGATCGATAATCAGCTTCGTGGACGTGCAGGTCGTCAAGGAGACCAAGGATCATCGCAATTCTACCTCTCGATGGAGGATGAATTGATGCGTCGATTTGGTGCGGACAATATTATGGGGATGATGGAGCGACTAGGCTTCGATGAAGATTCTCCAATTGAAAGTCGCTTAATTTCACGCGCGATTGAATCTGCACAGAAACGTGTTGAAGGTAGCAACTTTGACGCTCGTAGAGTTGTCCTACAATATGATGATGTTATTAATTTACAACGTGAAAAGATTTACGGAGATCGTCGTGAAATTTTGAACTCCGACAACATTCGTGAAGTTATCTTTACAATGATCCACTCTGTCGTAGAGAGATCAGTCGAGAGCCATTGCTCCAACGACGATGTACCTGAGGATTGGGATTTGGACGGATTGGTGGCTTATGCTCATAGCCACTATCTCCCTGATGGGCGCATCACGAAGGATGAGCTATGGGGCAAGGAAAAAGAAGAGATCGTTGAGCATCTTAGCAACATCGTGGCACAGCTTTACGATGAACGTGAAGAGACAATCGGCGAGGAAACGATGCGTGAGTTCGAGAAGGTCGTTGTCCTTCGTGCAGTAGATAGCAAATGGATGGATCACATTGATTCGATGGATCATCTGCGTCAAGGGATTCATTTGCGCGCTTATGGCGGTAACGATCCGCTTCGCGAATATCAATTCGAAGGACATAATATGTTCCTTGAGATGATTGAACGTATCGAAGAAGAGATCGCGCTGTATATTATGAAGGCACAAGTAGAGAGCAAGCCGAAGCGTGAGGCGGTTGCAGAAGGTCAAGCAGTGGATTCGAAGGCTGAAGCTGGACCGAAGAAACCGGTTAAGCGTGATGACAATCGTGTTGGACGTAACGATCTTTGCCCATGTGGAAGCGGTAAGAAGTACAAAGTGTGTCACGGTGCATAA
- the rfbH gene encoding lipopolysaccharide biosynthesis protein RfbH codes for MTIQGNIYSLMWKEQIRYGIAVSNVDVEGDVQIVLLQEGISPSDAKPEQFLTGKPLVLPEENLVEVQSEFDLILVEKVLREVVKDSAVRHYHIKHGRKKTFEPGQSIGYGGRYFDEREVVNLIDSSLDFWLTTGRYTEQFERNLAKYLGLRYCLVTNSGSSANLLAFMALTSPMLKERRIRKGDEVITVAASFPTTVNPIIQFGAVPVFVDIELETYNMDTSKLRDALSDRTKAVMIAHTLGNPYHLQQIRDFCDEHGLWLIEDNCDALGSRFYYNGEWKYTGTVGHIGTSSFYPPHHITMGEGGAVYTNDPILKRAVESFRDWGRDCWCASGCDNTCKRRFAQQFGELPEGYDHKYVYSHFGYNLKITDMQAAIGCAQLEKLPYITEARKKNWQRLYDRVSHLSEYFYLPRATEYSDPSWFGFLLTIKENAPFTREQLVQHLESKGVQTRMLFAGNLIRQPLFDEMRATGEGYRVVGDLTNTDIVMQRTLWLGVYPGLDDEKIDYMAQQVINFVTPR; via the coding sequence GTGACTATTCAAGGGAATATATATAGTTTGATGTGGAAAGAGCAAATACGTTATGGGATTGCAGTTTCGAACGTTGATGTGGAAGGAGATGTTCAGATTGTGTTGTTGCAAGAAGGCATTTCGCCTTCGGATGCGAAGCCTGAGCAATTTCTTACGGGCAAACCACTCGTTCTCCCAGAAGAAAACCTTGTAGAAGTGCAATCCGAATTCGATCTTATACTTGTAGAGAAAGTCCTTCGAGAGGTTGTTAAGGATAGTGCAGTTCGTCATTACCACATCAAGCATGGGCGCAAAAAAACATTTGAGCCTGGACAGTCCATTGGATATGGTGGAAGATATTTCGATGAGAGAGAAGTAGTTAATCTAATCGATTCATCGTTAGATTTCTGGCTGACCACTGGTCGATACACTGAACAGTTCGAGAGGAATCTCGCGAAGTACCTAGGTTTGAGGTATTGCCTAGTGACGAATTCAGGCTCTTCGGCGAACCTCCTAGCTTTCATGGCGTTGACCTCTCCCATGCTGAAGGAACGCAGAATTCGCAAAGGGGATGAAGTCATAACGGTTGCGGCATCTTTTCCTACAACTGTTAATCCAATCATTCAATTCGGCGCTGTACCTGTCTTCGTTGATATTGAGCTTGAGACATACAATATGGACACTTCTAAGCTGAGAGACGCTTTAAGCGATAGAACAAAAGCGGTGATGATCGCACATACGCTGGGTAATCCTTATCACCTACAACAAATACGGGATTTTTGCGATGAGCATGGTCTTTGGCTGATCGAAGACAACTGTGATGCATTAGGATCGCGCTTCTATTATAATGGCGAATGGAAATATACAGGGACAGTCGGTCATATCGGCACATCCAGCTTTTATCCTCCTCATCATATTACAATGGGTGAAGGTGGCGCTGTTTACACGAATGATCCGATCTTAAAAAGAGCGGTAGAGTCATTCCGAGATTGGGGGCGAGATTGCTGGTGTGCATCAGGTTGCGATAACACTTGCAAACGCCGGTTCGCGCAACAATTCGGAGAACTGCCAGAGGGTTATGATCATAAATACGTTTATTCTCACTTCGGATATAATCTCAAAATTACTGATATGCAGGCCGCAATCGGCTGTGCACAACTCGAGAAGCTTCCATACATCACAGAAGCACGTAAGAAGAACTGGCAGCGACTCTATGATCGGGTCTCACATCTATCGGAATACTTTTACTTGCCGAGGGCGACCGAGTATTCTGATCCTAGCTGGTTTGGATTTCTGTTAACCATTAAGGAGAATGCTCCTTTTACTCGCGAACAACTGGTGCAGCATCTCGAAAGTAAAGGGGTTCAGACGCGTATGCTCTTTGCTGGAAATCTTATTAGGCAGCCATTGTTCGATGAGATGAGAGCAACTGGTGAAGGTTATCGAGTCGTTGGAGATTTAACGAATACAGATATTGTTATGCAACGTACGTTATGGTTAGGTGTCTATCCAGGGTTAGATGACGAGAAAATCGATTATATGGCACAGCAAGTGATCAACTTCGTTACACCAAGATAA
- the prfB gene encoding peptide chain release factor 2 (programmed frameshift), giving the protein MYEINVTDKQDLRANAVRLQQLRGSLDLDLKREAIENYEVKMSDPNFWDDNEKAQSIIGEMNAIKAVVEQYEGLANELKDLEDMLEMLEEEMDEEMAIEWAANVKSIGSKIDSFELQLLLSQPYDKLDAILELHPGAGGTESQDWAQMLYRMYTRWAEKRGFKVELLDYLPGDEAGIKSVTIQVRGHNAYGYLKAEKGVHRLVRISPFDASGRRHTSFVSCDVVPEINEEIHIDIRPEDLRVDTYRASGAGGQHINKTDSAIRITHLPTGVVVACQTQRSQIQNRDKAMKMLQSKLYELKIQEQQKELAEVRGEQLDIAWGSQIRSYVFHPYSMVKDHRTSVETGNIGAVMDGDLDAFVEGYLRSQIKQEVQ; this is encoded by the exons ATGTACGAAATTAACGTAACAGACAAGCAAGATCTTCGCGCAAATGCGGTCCGACTTCAGCAGCTTAGGGGGTCTCTT GACTTAGACCTAAAGCGTGAAGCGATTGAGAACTATGAAGTAAAGATGAGTGATCCGAACTTCTGGGACGACAACGAGAAGGCACAATCGATTATCGGTGAGATGAACGCCATTAAAGCGGTCGTTGAACAGTATGAAGGTTTAGCCAACGAGTTGAAGGATTTAGAAGATATGCTCGAGATGCTTGAAGAGGAAATGGACGAGGAAATGGCAATCGAATGGGCGGCTAACGTCAAGTCGATTGGAAGTAAGATTGATTCGTTCGAGCTTCAATTGTTATTGAGTCAGCCTTATGACAAACTCGATGCCATTCTGGAGCTACATCCAGGAGCGGGCGGTACCGAATCTCAGGATTGGGCTCAGATGCTCTATCGGATGTATACACGCTGGGCGGAAAAGCGTGGCTTTAAAGTTGAATTACTCGATTACTTGCCGGGCGATGAAGCGGGCATTAAGAGTGTGACGATTCAAGTACGAGGGCATAACGCCTACGGTTATTTGAAAGCGGAAAAAGGTGTTCATCGCCTCGTGCGCATCTCACCCTTCGATGCTTCTGGACGCAGACATACGTCATTCGTGTCCTGCGATGTCGTTCCAGAAATCAATGAAGAGATTCATATCGATATCAGGCCTGAAGATTTGCGAGTCGATACCTATCGTGCGAGCGGAGCTGGTGGTCAGCACATCAATAAGACAGACTCTGCGATCCGGATCACTCACTTACCGACAGGAGTTGTAGTCGCCTGTCAGACACAACGCTCTCAAATTCAAAACCGTGATAAGGCGATGAAGATGCTGCAATCGAAGCTTTATGAGCTGAAGATTCAAGAGCAACAGAAGGAGCTCGCAGAAGTGCGTGGCGAACAACTCGATATTGCATGGGGAAGTCAGATTCGTTCGTATGTGTTCCATCCGTATAGTATGGTTAAGGATCATCGGACATCTGTAGAGACAGGTAATATTGGCGCTGTAATGGATGGCGACTTAGACGCATTCGTAGAAGGCTACTTGCGCAGTCAAATCAAGCAGGAAGTACAATAA
- the raiA gene encoding ribosome-associated translation inhibitor RaiA produces MKYNIRGQRMEVTDALRDYVEKKLSRLERYFETPPQSDVNVTLSVTKGHQAVEVTIPLKGLLLRAEEKREDMYASIDFVVDKLERQIRKHKTRINRNFRNDDSARALFKEDFGGGVSVAQEEEDDLELVRTKRFNLKPMGVEEAILQMNLVGHNFYVFSNTDTKEVNVVYRRNDGKYGLIESE; encoded by the coding sequence ATGAAATATAATATTCGTGGTCAGCGTATGGAAGTCACCGATGCTCTTCGGGATTATGTAGAGAAGAAGCTAAGTAGGCTGGAGCGGTATTTTGAAACACCTCCCCAATCTGATGTTAACGTAACCCTTAGTGTCACCAAAGGCCACCAGGCTGTAGAGGTTACGATCCCGCTCAAGGGACTTTTACTTCGAGCCGAAGAGAAACGCGAAGATATGTACGCTTCTATCGACTTTGTAGTGGACAAACTTGAACGACAAATTCGCAAGCATAAGACGAGAATTAACCGTAATTTCCGCAATGATGATTCTGCTAGAGCTCTTTTCAAAGAAGATTTCGGTGGAGGAGTATCCGTTGCACAAGAGGAAGAGGACGATCTGGAGCTTGTTCGAACGAAGCGCTTCAACTTAAAGCCTATGGGTGTTGAGGAAGCTATTCTTCAGATGAACCTTGTTGGTCACAACTTTTATGTATTCTCCAATACGGATACGAAGGAAGTCAACGTCGTTTATCGTAGAAATGACGGCAAATATGGTCTCATTGAATCAGAATAA
- the rfbG gene encoding CDP-glucose 4,6-dehydratase produces the protein MLQFWQGKSVLLTGHTGFKGSWMSLWLDQLGANVSGYALQPSTTPSLFESCGLGYRMNSVLGDVADLERLKQTIQHSNPEIVFHLAAQPLVRQSYIDPVGTYMTNVMGTIHLLEAVRTCPSVKAVVIITTDKVYDNKEWLWSYREDERLGGKDPYSASKACAELAVNSYRDSYFSDSSFDKHQVAIATARAGNIIGGGDWSQDRLVPDSLKALELDQAITLRNPHAVRPWQHVLAPVHGYLLLAQRLYEEGLDYQGAWNFGPLDQDAQPVLAVVEQLHQLWGSKIPVVVESDQAKPEAQLLKLDSTKARSLLGWNPTWDLNMSLRKIVEWHRSYLAGGDVHKLTLKQIEEYARGVI, from the coding sequence ATGCTTCAATTCTGGCAAGGTAAATCCGTCCTGTTGACGGGACACACTGGATTCAAGGGAAGCTGGATGTCGCTTTGGCTTGATCAATTAGGAGCGAATGTAAGTGGTTATGCACTTCAACCGAGTACAACACCTTCTCTGTTCGAGAGTTGCGGGTTAGGGTACAGGATGAACTCTGTTCTTGGTGATGTTGCCGATCTTGAAAGATTAAAGCAAACCATTCAACATTCCAATCCAGAAATCGTGTTTCATCTAGCGGCGCAACCGCTAGTTCGTCAATCGTATATAGATCCAGTAGGTACATATATGACCAATGTGATGGGGACAATCCACTTACTAGAAGCGGTACGCACATGTCCCTCTGTAAAAGCTGTTGTTATCATTACAACGGATAAAGTATATGACAATAAGGAATGGCTGTGGAGCTACCGTGAAGATGAGAGATTGGGAGGAAAGGACCCCTATTCAGCTTCTAAAGCGTGTGCTGAGCTTGCTGTGAATTCCTATAGAGATTCCTATTTTTCGGACTCCTCCTTTGATAAGCATCAAGTCGCTATTGCCACAGCAAGAGCGGGGAATATTATCGGCGGTGGCGATTGGTCTCAGGATCGCTTGGTTCCAGATTCTTTAAAGGCATTGGAGCTTGATCAAGCGATAACTTTGCGAAATCCACATGCCGTTCGTCCCTGGCAGCATGTGCTCGCTCCAGTGCATGGCTACTTACTACTAGCTCAGCGACTTTATGAAGAAGGCCTTGACTACCAAGGCGCGTGGAACTTTGGTCCCCTCGATCAGGATGCGCAACCAGTACTTGCAGTTGTAGAACAGCTCCACCAGCTCTGGGGATCGAAAATACCTGTCGTTGTTGAGTCAGATCAAGCCAAACCGGAAGCGCAGTTGCTTAAACTAGACAGTACGAAAGCGAGATCATTATTGGGGTGGAACCCAACATGGGATTTAAATATGTCTCTTCGCAAGATTGTAGAGTGGCATCGCTCCTATTTAGCGGGAGGGGATGTTCATAAGTTGACATTAAAGCAAATTGAGGAATATGCGAGAGGGGTAATTTAG
- the argC gene encoding N-acetyl-gamma-glutamyl-phosphate reductase, translated as MTSSTQLRAAIVGSTGYGGVELIRLLQSHPYVTVTSVISSSTAGTPIAEGFPHLNEICTDLLDGIDVELIRSKADVVFLATPNGISMKLAPDFLAAGLKVIDLSGDFRLKNGDTYQEWYKHEPAPSEWVERAVYGLAEVYGEQVVGSDFISNPGCFTTTSLLALYPAVKAGWIDPDSIIIDAKSGVSGAGRGASFGTHYSEINENFKAYKINKHQHIPEIEQVLSEAAGRSVITTFTTHLVPMTRGIMATSYATMTEKRKASEFVELYRQFYEGRSFVRIYDDGKWPATKFVYGSNYCDIGFSVDERTGRITIISVTDNLVKGAAGQAIQNLNLSMGWDETLGLQFTPVYP; from the coding sequence ATGACTTCATCTACTCAACTTCGAGCGGCTATCGTCGGCTCTACGGGCTATGGCGGCGTTGAACTTATTCGGTTACTACAATCACATCCTTACGTTACGGTGACTTCTGTCATCTCATCTTCTACTGCAGGGACACCCATTGCGGAAGGGTTCCCGCATCTTAATGAAATTTGTACTGATTTACTTGATGGCATTGATGTTGAACTCATTCGTTCGAAAGCGGACGTCGTATTCCTTGCGACACCTAATGGCATTAGTATGAAGCTTGCACCGGACTTTCTAGCTGCAGGCTTGAAAGTCATCGATCTTTCCGGAGACTTCCGGTTGAAGAATGGTGATACATATCAAGAATGGTATAAACATGAGCCAGCACCATCCGAATGGGTTGAGCGCGCTGTGTATGGCTTAGCTGAAGTGTATGGAGAACAGGTTGTCGGTTCTGACTTCATCTCAAATCCGGGTTGTTTCACTACAACGTCATTGCTAGCGTTGTATCCTGCTGTGAAAGCGGGCTGGATTGATCCGGACAGCATCATTATTGACGCGAAATCAGGTGTTTCCGGTGCGGGACGTGGGGCTAGCTTTGGTACGCACTACTCGGAAATCAATGAAAACTTTAAAGCTTATAAGATAAATAAACATCAACATATACCTGAAATTGAGCAAGTATTGTCTGAGGCGGCGGGTCGATCGGTCATAACGACGTTCACGACCCATCTTGTTCCGATGACACGCGGAATTATGGCGACGAGCTATGCGACGATGACTGAGAAGCGCAAGGCGAGCGAATTCGTTGAGCTCTATCGTCAATTCTATGAAGGACGAAGCTTCGTTCGGATTTACGATGACGGTAAATGGCCGGCGACGAAGTTCGTCTACGGCTCCAACTATTGCGACATTGGCTTCTCCGTTGACGAGCGAACAGGGCGGATTACGATTATATCAGTCACCGATAACCTCGTTAAAGGTGCAGCAGGTCAAGCCATTCAAAATTTAAATCTATCTATGGGCTGGGATGAGACTCTAGGGCTCCAATTCACACCTGTATATCCATAA